Part of the Lucilia cuprina isolate Lc7/37 chromosome 5, ASM2204524v1, whole genome shotgun sequence genome is shown below.
aatgaaaattattttaaattcgcATAAAAACGGGTCATGATTTTTATgttcacatacatataaagaaaCATACTAAAGAATGacgaaatatttaattaaaattgcaaaaatgtaaaaaaacggAAAATTCCAGAAAAGTAATCGGTTAATTTTTGAAAGTAACCActcaaaaatgttatattttataaatatttttataacaaatttagtttaaagttaatttattaaagttttaaacttatttgaacatttttgaacaaaagtaaccggttatttttaaaagtaaccataacgaaatcaaatttttctttaatatttttataaaaaattcattcagAATTAGTACCCAACaagttttttactattttcatcattatttaacaaaagtaaCCGGTTACTTTTAAGAGCAATCAtacaaaaatcaagtttttcttaaaaatgtttataaaaaattcagtcAGAATTAGTACCTAacaagttttttattgtttcaatCATTATTTCCCAAAAGTAACCGGTTACTTTTAAAAGTAACCAtacaaaaatcaagtttttcttacaaatttttattaaaaattcgttCAGAATTGATActgaataacttttttataaatttaatcatTATTTGCCAAAAGTAACCGGTTACTTTTAAAAGTAACCATACAAAAATCAagcttttcttaaatatttttattaaaaattcattcagAATTGATacttaataagttttatattaatttaatcatTATTTGACAAAAGTAACCGGTTACTTTTAAAAGTAACCGTTTATAAatcaagtttttcttaaaaatgtttattaaaaattcgttCAGAGGTGATACtgaataagttttttataaatttaatcatTATTTGCCAAAAAGTAACCGGTTTCTTTTAAAAGTAACCATACCAAAatcaagtttttcttaaatatttttattaaaaaatcgtttAGAGTTAAGACTCAACaagtttgtaattaatttaatcattatttgttaaaagtaaCCGGTTACTTTTAATAGTAACCACACAAAAATCctagttttctttaatatttctattaaaaattcgtTCAGACTAAGaaatcaaaaagtttttaactgTTTTAATCACTATTTGCCAAAAGTAACCGGTTTCTTTTAAAAGTAACCATACCAAAAACCggattttcttaaacatttttattacaaaatcgtTCAGAATTAAGACTCAAcaacttttttcagttttaattactATTTGCCAAAAGTAACCGGTTTCTTTTAAAAGTAACCATATCAAAATCTGAGTTttcttaaatacttttattaaaaaatccttCAGGGTTAAAACGCAACAAGTTTTTTACTGATTTAATCACTATTTGCCAAAAGTAACCGGttaattatatacaatattATGCGATTACTTTAAAAAAGAAGCGATTACTTTTCTAAAATATCCGatttatttacaaatgaaagctatttttatagttaaaggaaatttctttaaaagaaaatttaaaaaaattagcaattttataacttttaaacacaAAGTAACCGATTACTCTTTTAAATAACCTTTAGATTCTAGGGAAAGATTcacatttttagattttttaaacttaatatgtATGATGTTTAgcctttaaaaaagcttaataattaaataacaataaaacgtTACTCCTAAAGTAACCgattacttttttttcaaaaatggcaAAATTACGTTAGTACTTTCGTTGATTAAAGAAAGGTTTTAAAAGGGGTTAAAGTGATGGTTAGTTAAACATTAatctaattatttttattttcactttatgtttttggcaataaaaataagttaaatgttttagtttttaatgttttaaacattactgcatatttatgtaattatcaaatggttttattttaaaacatttattattatgatatatatttatctcactaaacaagtttttttttattactaatagtttttgctttagtttttgcaaaataaatgtcaaatgttttgttaaacaattactTTATCATCCCCATTAGTCAATTAGTTTGTGGTACAAAATCtctttaatttttcacaaatacaTCAGTTTTAAACATCATTTATTCTTTCTGTTTAAACTTACTTtatccttttttatattaattattcaaaaattctttaatattttgattaagaaatcactttaactttttttaatttttttttcttgttaaatttttttactaaaatcgaAACGATCCTTCTTGGTTGCTTAGCTAACAGCAACTAACTGCTGCTAAACACCAACCCCAACATTTTAActgttaaaaacaaatgttaacaTCGGAATAACAGTCTATTCATACAGCAGCCGAAATTGACAGTAATCGATTAACATCAAGCAACAAGTGTTGTTTGTactgttgttaaataaaatgtttaactaaaacaagtagtattgcaaaaacaaaaacagcagcaacaacaacaataacaataacaataacaacacacagCATTAACTAACAGCAATAGGTTTGGAGGGGTAGagaacaaaatgtaaacaaaacaatggtttatgaatgaataaatgtttgGTTAAGAAACGAAGAGGAGGAGAGAAGTAATGCGAGatagtaaataataaagaaataataaaggGTTACAGTGGGCAGAAAGGCAGGAACATTTGGTAAGAAtaactaaataagtaagtaagtaagtaagtaactaaataagtaagtaagtaaggaagtaagtaagtaagtaagtaagtaagtaagtaagtaagtaagtaagtaagtaagtaagtaagtaagtaagtaagtaagtaagtaagtaagNNNNNNNNNNNNNNNNNNNNNNNNNNNNNNNNNNNNNNNNNNNNNNNNNNNNNNNNNNNNNNNNNNNNNNNNNNNNNNNNNNNNNNNNNNNNNNNNNNNNagttctagttcagttctagttcagttctagttcagttctagttcagttctagttcagttctagttcagttctagttcagttctatttcagttctagttcagttccaataCTAAGTCAGTTCAAATCTGTAGAAGTTCCAGACCTAGTTCAGTActggttcagttatagttctgttgtCGATAGTAACTGTAGTTCTATAGTCACTTAATGTAGTTCAAAGCCCCGAACTTTCACTGCATCGATTAGGTTAAAGAACGTTTTCTACCGAATGTAGTTTcctcaatattttataatgtttatatgACATTtgtagaaaacatttaaaatttgtttaacaatcaaaaatttgaaatagCTTTGTGAAATAATCCAAAATGTCTAGCGAAAATCATGAAGAGCCAGAAGAATTGGAAGATAATGGTTTGTGGAGAGACCTAACAGCATTTTGGTTACTAGGACTTTGTAATAATTATGGTTACACGGTTATGTTAAGTGCTGCACACGATATAATAGGACAATTTCATGAGGAGGTAAGGAAAGTCTTGAAAATTCAGGGATTTCTATGAAGTGTGGATTATTTTTAGCATATAACGCGTTTTGAAAATACCACTGAAACTAAAGCTGTAAGAGATTGTCAGTATATATCTACGGGAGCTATATTATTGGCTGATATTTTGCCtactttgtttttcaaaattattttacctTTCCTGCCCTATTGGTTGAAGTAGGTGAAAAATTCGGAATTAAACTAAGAAACTAATTAATCCTTTAACACTTTTCcacaaagtttttatattttttcagctGTAATCTTCTCAGCCGCTGGATTTCTTTTCGTAGGTTTTGCCAAAACCGAATGGTTGGCTATTTTGGGCATAGCAATAACCTCGGCTAGTGGCGGTATAGGAGAAGCGAAATTTGTGTCATATTCCTCGCAGTTTAATAAGTGAGTTCTTTTTATGGTAAAACACAagccattaaatattttaatgaacaaaACATTCTAGAAATGTGGTATCGACTTGGTCTTCTGGAACCGGAGCTGCTGGGGTTATAGGCTCCCTATCCTATGCCACCTTAAGATCGTTTCATATTAGTAATCGTGATACCATGCTGATCATGTTAATCTTTCCCTTACTGGAGGCTTTATCTTTTTGGTTACTTTTAAGGTCTCCCAAACAAAAGTTAAGGGTGGTATATTCCAAAGAGTTACTTTTGCATCAATTGGAGGAGTTTAGTCAAAAGTTAAGCTATGCCAAAGAACTGCTTAAATATATGGTGCCTTTGGTGTTAGTGTATTTATTTGAATACTTTATAAATCAGGGTTTGGTAAGATATATATAGTCAAATTATCTTCTTCAGAAATTAATatccagtttttttattttctagtaTGAATTGGTTtactttgaaaattgttttttggagCGACCCTCTCAATATCGTTGGCTTAATGTGGACTATCAACTGGGTGTATTTGTAGCTAGATCATCGGTTAATATAGTGCATTTTAAGAAGACCTGGTTAATGGCAGTTTTGCAATTTCTTAATGTTTTGTATTTCCTGGCAGAAGCCATTTTTCCCTTTACACCTCTTATCTGGTTTACTTTTGCGATTGTATTCTGGGAGGGTCTGCTGGGCGGTGGGGCCTAtgttaatactttttatagaatgtCACATGAAATTCCAATTCAGAGAAGAAAATTTGCCTTGTCCATTGTTATACAATCGGATTCTATAGGTATTACATCGGCTGCTCTATTAGCCATACCTGTGCATAATGCCATATGTGACTTGCCCGTGATGAAGAGGATGATCAAATGGTATTCTACACTTTAGCGAAACTTTTGTTAGAAGTTAAGttgatttcaaataaaatgaaattgtttaataaataaacaaattttatttgattcttgttcagttcagttctagatcagttctggttcggttctagctcagttctagttcagttctagttcagttctagttcagttctagttcagttctagttcagttctagttcagttctagttcagttctagttcagttcNNNNNNNNNNNNNNNNNNNNNNNNNNNNNNNNNNNNNNNNNNNNNNNNNNNNNNNNNNNNNNNNNNNNNNNNNNNNNNNNNNNNNNNNNNNNNNNNNNNNactagaactgaactagaactgaactagaactgaactagaactgaactagaactgaactagaactgaactagaactgaattagaactgaactagaattaaactagaactaaactagaactaaactagaactcaactagaactgaactagaataataaaaatgatcTGGATGTAATAATCTTAACATttactttaactttttataataaaagatcCACTGTTAATATACGTATTCTGAAAACTGAAGCCTACTTTAAGgcttaaattataaattgttttgtattttctaaatatttttttacattttcacttTTCGTCTTTTCTATCATCTTacaactaaatattaaattcttaaCTGTTTAACTATAAATCAAATATagttaaatttacatacatCTTTCCTTTGGGACAGTCTTAAAATTAATGTACACAACAAGCTACATTTAACATTTTGCACattcaaactaaattaaaactaagACAATAACTAACTAATACTGGCCGCATTTACCATGTGACACTTCTCACAGCTGCCGGTAAAGCACAAATGGCATTATGTACTGGAATGGCTAGAAAACCGGCCAAAGCAATACCATACGAATCGGATTGAACCACCATGGCCATGGCAAATTGTCGTCGACCGGGAGGTATTTCCTTTGACATTCTATAGAAAGTATTAACATAGGCACCACCGCCCAACAGACCCTCCCACAAGACAATGACAAATGTAATCCAAATGCTAGGTGTATAGAAATAGATGACCTCGGTAAGGAAATATACCACATTGACTAATTGGAACACAGACATTAACCAAATCTTGTCCAATTGGAAAATATTGACCGAGGAGCGGGAAATGAAAACGCCTATTTGATAGTCCACATTAAGCCATCTGTATTGAGAAGCTTTGTCCAGGAAAGTGTTTTCGAAGAAAACCAATTCAAACTGAAATTAAAGTTAACGATTATAATTAAGTTAATAATTActttaattaatgaaaactcACCAATCCTTGATTTATGAAATACTCAAAGAAATAAACCAAAGCCAAGGGTACCATATATTTGATCAAGTTTTtgatatagaaaaacttttcctTGAAACCCTGCAAAGGTTTATCATCTATTATCAACTCCTCAGTAGATTCTACAGCTGTTACAGGTAAAACAGAAGGTTTTCTCAACAAAATCCAAAATGATAAAGCCTCTATAAAGGGAAATATTAACATTATTAGCATTGTATCACGAGGACTGACATTTAACGATCTTAAGGTGGCATAAGACAGAGAGCCAATAACTCCAGCTCCTCCGGTACCAGAAGACCAAGTTGACACTACGTTTCTGTGAGAAATGTAATAAAGTTAGAATATATTtacgatttattttttttaataaggatATTTACTTGTTAAAGTGGGAAGAATAGGCTAGAAAGGTTGTCTCTCCTATGCCAGAACTAGCGGAGGTGATAATAACACCTAGTAGGGCCATCCATTCGGCATTGGCGAAACCCACAAAAAGAAAACCGGCAGCAGAGAAGAGAACAGCTGTAGCAATGCGGAAACTGGAAGAGAATAGATGAAATTGATTCAAATGTgaagaaatgaactagaactgaactagaactgaagtagaactgaactagaactgaactagaactgaactagaactgaactagaactgaactagaactgaactagaactgaactagaactgaactagaactgaactagaactagaactgaactagaactgaactagaactgaactagaactgaactagaactagaactagaactgaactaaaactgaactaaaactgaactaaaactgaactagaactgaactagaactgaactagaactgaactgaattgaagtagaaccgaactagaactgaactagaactgaactagagctgaacaagaactcaactggaactgaactagaactagaaatgaactggtCCTTCCAGCTTTTATTAACTGTTAAAGAATTATTCCTCTATCTACTTTAACTTTGCATAGTTTgaggttcgaaggaccatttttatttaaatttacaaaatttctttaaacaaagttACCATATCATCCgccataataataacaatatttggtTTAGTGTTTCCATCCCAGGCTTGGCACACAtttgtaattaataataataagccAAATACTTGATAAAGCCTCATCGTGGATTTGATTTTCAGAAAGATGAGATAATGCTGTTAAAACATTGAACCTTAAGCTTGTTAAAGGTGGCGcctaaaaaagaacaaaaataaaaatttgcacgTTTTtattatagagaaaaaaaataatttatggaaagttaaattaaaatctctaaattgtttataatttattaaaatataaattgttaaaaaaaaagtgatttggcaaaacaaaagaaaactaaaattattgaatattcaACTAATGAATAATTGATTTCAAAGTTAAACActtaatgaaatgttaaaacttttttaaggttttaggtTTTCTATAATTAGCAACAAtgttatattgtttaaattattttaaaataattaagaaagttgtgaaatatttttagatttaggaATATGGTCCTtctaataaattgtattaatttttaagaattaattagagttttctaataattttgttgtttttttatagcgaatttaagttttttttatttatttaaaattttctttcatgtttaattatgttaaattttatttttattgtaaatttaaaacgtattggtttttaaattttacattggaAAGGTTTTAAAGGTTATttagctgttgtttttgttgtgtgttATCAGTTCATGTTAAAACACGAAAATCTCACGTTatggtaattaaattttattttatttttaagattttgttttgttgttgttatttaaatatatactaaaagTTTGCTATAACAGTCAATAATTGCTGTAGataaatttgttctttttttttttgctaatttttttgcttttcaaagTGTCAAtgaattatttgattttaaagtaacaacattttatttctttgctgatttatacaaatttaaagaaattaaaacaacaacaatttcttttttatatacaaataaattccCACAACTGTCTGCTTAAGGTGGTTTGCTcatgttaaatgtttattaaatacacaatttaaaatttcagttttaacaaaatttatggaaattttataaaaacaccgATAATatcttattaaataaattttatttttctaacaaaataaaacaattaaattttatttaaacaatactattgtttaaatatcgatttttttctaataaaaaatctaataatacaattaaaatggggtttttttgggttttaattttataacagcactttttttataacaattaactaaatcaatttttttctctcttttaatTTCCGTCACTTTATAATCAACTTATGCACGCACCCTCGTTTGTATTTATCACTATCAATTgcgatcgtttttttttttttgttttttattttgttaaattatttacacaaaaaataaataagctaATTTACTGCTTAGCTTCTGCacttttggtttaaattttcgTTAAGGAATGACTGCCGCCTCAcaatttttaatcgttttatggTTTTTTTAGTTAGTTGATCGTAGTTAAAAGAGATCGTCGAAACATTTTTATCTCCCGCTCAATtttaactttgatttttttgtttacatatttagcaaatgtttttttaaatttaaatctgaAAATTGAAGAGATAAAGAGAGTTTAAGAGCTAAAAATAGTAGGTAGTTAAAACAtgagtttaaaattaaagatcCCAGTaggtaaaaaattgtttaatgaaaaactgcATATtatagaagtagaacagaattggaacggaactagaaaagaactagaactgaagtagaacagaactagaacagaactagaacagaactagaacagagctaaaacagaactaaaacaaaactaaaacagaactaaagcagaactagaacagaactagaactagaactagaacagaactagaatagaactagaatagaactagaacagaactagaacagaactagaacagaactagaacagaactagaacagaactagaacagaactagaacagaactagaactagaacagaactagaacataactagaacagaactagaacagaactagtacagaactagaacagaactagaacagaagtagaacagaagtagaaccgaactagaacagaactagaacagaactagaacagaactagaacagaactagaacagaactagaacagaactagaacagaactagaacagaactagaacagaactagaacagaactagaacagaactagaacaaaactagaacaaaactagaacaaaactagaacaaaactagaacagatatagaacagaactagaacagaactagattaaatcgattacttttatttaaaataaaaacctaaaaatttagttaataaaatgttttttttcttgctttttgagtttttatttcattatttgctAAGTActccaaaatttttatattcccGCTTGGCAAGGTGGCGAATTATTATCACATtccaaaatatctaaaattaaaacattatattAAATAGTTCCTTTCTAAATCCCATAATATCACTTACAATTTTTTACTGGTTCTTGCAAAAAATTCACCCAGGTGCAGTCATGTCTCGAAGGATCGTTATCAATTTGACTACCTCCCACACGCGGTGTTATGGCCAATTGTCTTAACTCTTCCAATCTctgtttcatttcatttaatttatcttGATATTCTGGATTTCTAGCTAAATTATTTTGTTCGCAAGGATCTTGCCAAATATTGAAGAGACATTCTTCTTGCAAAGGATTACAAGGTGTGTGTAATTGTTGTCCACATTCTACTTGTGCTTGAGTTCGAAGACTTTCAATTTTTGTGGCACTTAAAGGGGAGTCGTCGAATTTTGCTACGGCTAAAGAAACTAATGAATTTTGTATTACATCGACATAGTTAGCTTCTCGGGGATCGGTAATATTGGGATTTCTTTGTAATAAAACATGATCATATAGACCTGCTATTGTTGTGCCCTTGATATATTTGTACTGGCCTTTCATAAAGGATTTTACATGATATATCTCATCCAGCATGTGTACAATTTCCCTATCACTATTGGAGGTTATGAGGGTGTTCGTTTTGGAGGCTACCAAATCGGGCCAGTGATTCAAACCATCCAGTTGTAGTTGCCAAGTGTCCAAGGGAATTTTGGCAGCAGCAGCTAAAGTTGGCAAAAAATCACCCACGTAAATGGGTGGTTGATATATAGATGCCTTGTTTTTCAGTAATGGGCTCCAGATAGCTCCTGTTACTCGTATACCTCCCTCCCAGGGagaatttttttgctttaaaattataaacattcaaCTTACTTGCCAATTCATTCTAAAGAATTCTTACCCCTCTTAAAGGCCAATTAGATCCAGTATTACTAAATAATCCCACAGAGGGTGCTCCGTTATCGGAATAGAATATAATAATAGAATTCTtcaattgatttgttttatccAAGGCCTTGACAATTCTACCCACACTTTCATCCAATTTAGAGGCCatggctaaataaataaaatatttctaataaatttacgTCTTCCTTACTTATAGATTTTACTAACCCGCATAGGTTCTTCTTCTGATATCGGGTATATAGTCAAACTTGTCAATTTCATCTTGTGGCGCCTGTAAAGGTTCATCATCGTTGGCTGTATGTACAGCCAAATGATTGACTACTAATAATAATAGTTGTCCCTTATTCTTCAAAATAATACTTTCTGCTTCTCGGGTGAAAAGATCTGTAACATAACTGCCCTCTGGGTGACATTCCAACTCCATATTACGACGAAAATCATAACCCAAACTGTAATTGCTCTAAAATGATATGCATTATTAGTTCAGATATGATTTTTAACTCCCTCAACTTACCGGCATTTGCGATCTCATGCGGAAATAATCTATATAAGCTCCCCAATATCCGTAGTGTGTATCGAATCCCTTATAGGTAGGTGTAAACTCTTTGCGTCCCATTCCCAAATGCCACTTACCCACTAGATTTGTTGAATAACCTTCTGCCTGAAAGATCTCTGCCATGCTGGTGATATTATCTAATATACCCCAGGGATCCTCATTAAGTATGACGTAATGTTGGGTACCTAAAgtagacaaaataaaataaaaattgttcatgGGATTCAATGAATTTTAAACATACGAACCAGTGCGTATGGGATAAAGTCCTGTCATTAGAGCCGCCCTGGATGGTGTACACATGGGTGGTGTATACAAACGATTCAAAATCTTTCCATGATAGGCTAAAGCATCAATGTTGGGTGTCAGAAATTCTTTACCTCCACGAAAACTGGTATCGTCTAAACCCTGTTTGAATGAATTCAcggtattaaaaaataatatagatgttaactagaactaaaatagatgtaaactagaacttaatggatgtaaactagaactgaactgaactaaaacagaactagaactgaattagaactgaactagaactgaactagaactgaactagaactgaactagaactgaactagaactgaactagaactgaactagaactgaactagaactgaactagaactgaactagaactgaactagaactgaactagaactgaactagaactgaactagaactgaactagaactgaactagaactgaactagaactgaactagaactgaactagaactgaactagaactgaactagaactgaactagaattgaaaccATCTATACTTATTAAATCCACAAAAGATATTTAAAGAGATTAGAGTTTCACTATATAGGATGATCCCAACCTTCTCAATATTAAATGCTAATGatattataaagtattttacaATCCAAGGCATTTCTTTatcaactttttattttctctaaatCTTTATGACACTATTTAGAGATACGAGGCGTTTTTTTGCAGCTAATATTATTTTGCAGTTTTATGGACATCGTCTTATCCATTACTTAACTATAAAGAAGTAAACAATAAAGTACAAAGTTTTCCAATATAAATGTAACAAGGGCTGAAGAACTCAATTAGTTATGTAAAGAACATGTTTCCTTTAAGCCtttatttttgcaacatttatattcacacatttttaaacaatattttcttatattcaccaTATCATCTGTCATTATTAACACTATATTTGGTCTTGTATCAGGAATATCCTTTGTCAGAATATTTCCAAAACcccaac
Proteins encoded:
- the LOC111681209 gene encoding battenin-like, coding for MSSENHEEPEELEDNGLWRDLTAFWLLGLCNNYGYTVMLSAAHDIIGQFHEEHITRFENTTETKAVRDCQYISTGAILLADILPTLFFKIILPFLPYWLNFYIFSAVIFSAAGFLFVGFAKTEWLAILGIAITSASGGIGEAKFVSYSSQFNKNVVSTWSSGTGAAGVIGSLSYATLRSFHISNRDTMLIMLIFPLLEALSFWLLLRSPKQKLRVVYSKELLLHQLEEFSQKLSYAKELLKYMVPLVLVYLFEYFINQGLYELVYFENCFLERPSQYRWLNVDYQLGVFVARSSVNIVHFKKTWLMAVLQFLNVLYFLAEAIFPFTPLIWFTFAIVFWEGLLGGGAYVNTFYRMSHEIPIQRRKFALSIVIQSDSIGITSAALLAIPVHNAICDLPVMKRMIKWYSTL
- the LOC111681227 gene encoding battenin; protein product: MASTSQEVVVAPPVDAHNLRKDKSLWRDLTSYWILGLCNNYGYVVMLSAAHDIIGQFHHDEPPSNDNEGGNGRECHIVSTGAILLADILPSLFVKIIMPFFPFWVHFRIATAVLFSAAGFLFVGFANAEWMALLGVIITSASSGIGETTFLAYSSHFNKNVVSTWSSGTGGAGVIGSLSYATLRSLNVSPRDTMLIMLIFPFIEALSFWILLRKPSVLPVTAVESTEELIIDDKPLQGFKEKFFYIKNLIKYMVPLALVYFFEYFINQGLFELVFFENTFLDKASQYRWLNVDYQIGVFISRSSVNIFQLDKIWLMSVFQLVNVVYFLTEVIYFYTPSIWITFVIVLWEGLLGGGAYVNTFYRMSKEIPPGRRQFAMAMVVQSDSYGIALAGFLAIPVHNAICALPAAVRSVTW
- the LOC111681228 gene encoding LOW QUALITY PROTEIN: arylsulfatase B (The sequence of the model RefSeq protein was modified relative to this genomic sequence to represent the inferred CDS: substituted 5 bases at 5 genomic stop codons), coding for MFFKAWIFLYIICWGFGNILTKDIPDTRPNIVLIMTDDMGLDDTSFRGGKEFLTPNIDALAYHGKILNRLYTPPMCTPSRAALMTGLYPIRTGTQHYVILNEDPWGILDNITSMAEIFQAEGYSTNLVGKWHLGMGRKEFTPTYKGFDTHYGYWGAYIDYFRMRSQMPVSXGSXKSYLNXXCISFXSNYSLGYDFRRNMELECHPEGSYVTDLFTREAESIILKNKGQLLLLVVNHLAVHTANDDEPLQAPQDEIDKFDYIPDIRRRTYAAMASKLDESVGRIVKALDKTNQLKNSIIIFYSDNGAPSVGLFSNTGSNWPLRGQKNSPWEGGIRVTGAIWSPLLKNKASIYQPPIYVGDFLPTLAAAAKIPLDTWQLQLDGLNHWPDLVASKTNTLITSNSDREIVHMLDEIYHVKSFMKGQYKYIKGTTIAGLYDHVLLQRNPNITDPREANYVDVIQNSLVSLAVAKFDDSPLSATKIESLRTQAQVECGQQLHTPCNPLQEECLFNIWQDPCEQNNLARNPEYQDKLNEMKQRLEELRQLAITPRVGGSQIDNDPSRHDCTWVNFLQEPVKNYILECDNNSPPCQAGI